The following coding sequences are from one Anopheles bellator chromosome X, idAnoBellAS_SP24_06.2, whole genome shotgun sequence window:
- the LOC131213483 gene encoding uncharacterized protein LOC131213483: MVDDGCLVVGVRPDNATTRSAMSCTSGLQQQQQQRQIVRVGSVPVPRDIISGKEFLSILMKPAGDAGVRTTFPLATADQTHLNRGSRKFHHGLLYDQSDDETILPIEALFTSQETSGHTRPSNAAPNDRRKLPVVSRNSKALGATDETKLTPEPMGATGWQMLAEVVGGVTSLPESAEGAVTEKEEPSESSVLVDHPTTVIPTEQAITETNNEPSSSPLADRRRVGLSMEKTSPRIAVNAPAAAAAAAAATDGATTVKDNFSSRAVLPQSSNSHRSELSVEEIEPTDGNKSQPDAAQTLVVSGTEVETRSTEGPPLLADELVAGGSHTPSVVGSQRYRMQRQQQTKEPLQTVIYHDKRPDGREAQVKSVSYSFIGETASTLKTWRDINAEYLPAISSKGQAEGDKQAGTVETTTTTPKEGVSPEQSYSQPAKFYSTPAQFYSEPAKIYSEPAQVYGVPESVYSVPAKVYSEPAKVYSEPAKVYSEPAKIYSEPAKIYSQPSSYWQMVYAVESTTIAAPSETSTGPASPRAQKAKDDCKVMASSDEQSQQQQQQQQQQQQQQQQQRQRYVFNELDKIPYDQLNAPVKGDAYVIQDVIGRFVPKQMHPIGSSSGEHHDGAASTVPPIAKEAKQAEPQPEPQQQAPQNVGNATSVSSGQATLAPTVAGVGGEDSKIGYVVEGRNYRKYRVEEKTPDGFIVGEYGVLSHNDGNLRGVRYTADSDINPRLIYDTLLKFLSL, encoded by the exons ATGGTTGATGACGGATGCCTGGTCGTGGGCGTACGTCCTGATAATGCGACGACGCGCAGCGCAATGAGCTGCACCAGtggactgcagcagcagcagcagcagcggcag ATCGTTCGTGTCGGTAGTGTACCAGTGCCAAGGGACATCATATCCGGGAAAGAGTTCCTGTCCATTCTGATGAAGCCAGCCGGTGACGCCGGTGTACGTACTACCTTTCCGTTGGCGACGGCTGATCAAACGCACCTCAACCGTGGGTCCCGTAAGTTTCACCACGGCCTTCTGTACGACCAGTCGGACGACGAAACGATACTACCGATCGAGGCCCTGTTCACCTCGCAGGAAACTAGCGGCCATACGAGGCCATCAAACGCAGCCCCGAATGATCGACGCAAGCTGCCCGTCGTGTCGCGTAATTCGAAGGCACTGGGTGCGACGGACGAGACCAAGCTAACGCCCGAACCGATGGGCGCCACCGGATGGCAGATGTTGGCGGAGGTCGTAGGCGGCGTAACGTCGCTGCCTGAGAGTGCGGAGGGAGCGGTAACGGAGAAGGAGGAACCCTCGGAAAGTAGCGTGTTGGTGGATCACCCTACGACAGTGATCCCGACCGAACAGGCAATTactgaaacaaacaacgaaccTAGCAGCAGCCCGCTCGCAGATCGGAGGCGAGTAGGCCTTTCGATGGAGAAGACATCGCCTAGGATTGCGGTTAACGCccccgctgccgccgccgccgccgccgccgccaccgacggcgccACCACTGTGAAAGACAATTTCTCAAGCCGAGCGGTGCTCCCGCAAAGTTCCAATTCGCATCGCAGCGAGCTGTCCGTGGAAGAGATTGAACCTACCGACGGCAATAAGAGTCAGCCGGACGCGGCACAAACGTTGGTAGTGTCGGGGACCGAAGTAGAGACCCGGTCAACCGAGGGGCCACCGCTCTTGGCGGATGAGCTAGTCGCCGGTGGGTCGCATAcaccgtcggtcgtcggctCTCAGCGGTATCGGATGCAGCGTCAGCAGCAAACCAAGGAACCGCTGCAGACCGTGATCTACCACGACAAGCGGCCAGATGGCCGTGAGGCACAGGTGAAATCGGTGTCGTACAGCTTCATCGGCGAAACGGCATCGACGCTAAAGACCTGGCGCGATATCAATGCCGAATATTTGCCCGCTATCAGCTCCAAGGGGCAAGCGGAGGGAGACAAGCAGGCAGGCACGGtcgagacgacgacgacgaccccgAAGGAGGGCGTCTCGCCGGAGCAGTCCTATTCGCAGCCGGCAAAGTTCTACTCCACCCCGGCGCAGTTTTACTCGGAACCGGCCAAGATATACTCGGAACCGGCGCAGGTGTACGGCGTACCGGAGAGTGTCTACTCCGTGCCGGCTAAAGTGTACTCCGAGCCGGCGAAAGTGTACTCCGAGCCGGCCAAAGTGTACTCCGAGCCGGCTAAGATCTACTCTGAGCCGGCCAAAATTTACTCGCAGCCGTCGAGCTACTGGCAAATGGTGTACGCCGTCGAATCGACCACGATAGCGGCTCCCTCGGAGACGTCAACCGGCCCCGCGTCCCCGCGCGCACAGAAGGCGAAAGACGATTGCAAGGTGATGGCGTCCTCCGACGAGCaaagccaacagcagcagcagcagcagcagcagcagcagcagcagcagcagcagcagcgccagcgatACGTGTTCAACGAACTGGACAAGATCCCGTACGATCAGCTGAATGCCCCGGTGAAGGGTGATGCGTACGTGATACAGGATGTCATCGGGCGCTTCGTACCGAAGCAGATGCATccgatcggcagcagcagcggggaGCATCATGATGGTGCTGCCTCAACGGTACCACCGATCGCAAAGGAAGCCAAACAGGCGGAGCCGCAACCGGAGCCTCAACAGCAAGCTCCACAGAACGTTGGGAATGCGACCAGCGTCAGCAGTGGTCAAGCGACTCTGGCcccaacggtggccggtgtcggcGGGGAGGACTCCAAGATTGGCTACGTGGTCGAGGGTCGCAACTATCGGAAGTACCGCGTCGAGGAGAAGACACCGGACGGGTTCATCGTCGGCGAGTACGGGGTGCTGAGCCACAACGATGGGAACCTGCGCGGCGTCCGCTACACGGCCGACTCGGACATCAACCCGCGCCTCATCTACGATACGCTGCTGAAGTTTCTCTCCCTCTAA
- the LOC131213514 gene encoding pupal cuticle protein 27, whose amino-acid sequence MKSLLLLSTVVTIIVAQRDYTTPVPILKQINRHNEDGSYSYGYEAADGTFKIETKYPNGEVQGKYGYVDDGGKLREIEYGASNRGFEPQGTDINVPPPTLGNSHYPPLGPNEEDDGQYREDPSVYYKDSRYNSKPAPYNPRPAPVAYNPAPQQYFRSNAAPQQPAEQQQPAYQQPALQHRFQAPQPNYNYNQAPQQQQHRADYWHPNAKVDINTGSYSLSYTGR is encoded by the exons ATGAAGTCTCTG CTACTACTGTCGACGGTAGTGACGATCATCGTTGCCCAGAGAGACTACACAACGCCGGTGCCGATACTGAAGCAGATCAACCGGCACAACGAGGACGGTAGCTACAGCTACGGCTACGAGGCGGCGGACGGTACGTTCAAGATCGAAACCAAATACCCGAACGGCGAGGTGCAGGGCAAGTACGGGTACGTCGACGATGGTGGCAAGCTGCGCGAAATCGAGTACGGTGCGAGCAACCGTGGGTTCGAGCCGCAGG GTACGGACATTAATGTTCCACCACCGACGCTCGGCAATAGCCACTACCCACCGCTCGGTCCGAACGAGGAAGACGACGGCCAGTACCGGGAGGACCCGAGCGTCTACTACAAGGACTCGCGCTACAACTCGAAACCGGCCCCGTACAACCCACGGCCCGCGCCAGTTGCCTACAATCCCGCCCCGCAGCAGTACTTCCGCAGTAACGCGGCCCCGCAGCAGCcggcggagcagcagcagcccgccTACCAGCAGCCTGCCCTTCAGCACCGCTTCCAGGCGCCGCAACCCAACTACAACTACAACCAggcaccgcagcagcagcagcaccgggcagACTATTGGCATCCGAATGCCAAGGTCGATATCAACACTGGTTCGTACTCGCTCAGCTACACCGGAAGATAG
- the LOC131213441 gene encoding trithorax group protein osa isoform X3: MIGFKLVVAVTCLAGLIAAQDHQDHYRQAPLRIGTKVEEPKPTPVPILKQINRHNEDGSYTYGYEGADGSFKIETKLATGEVKGKYGYVDETGKVKVVEYGANKYGFQPSGEGITVPPPTLVDETTGKDDLLDADGDGNVPLAPRHKHRPSTGGPSKPRFQEVVSKPQPRPQYYDYDDQPQPAAVQHQQHQQHQQQQPARYQPAPEYIQRSHFGPAAQAHHEQGPAPPRAHIPNAVPIDVVYSPKQLPARPDAEYRNVVGPHTFPAPAPAPEQQQLQQQQQQQQHIRYSQPSFAPAPQHAPKAAPQPAVYQPRPAQGRSTSVLDQLAKDYALPQGGAAPLHDITFGYY; the protein is encoded by the exons ATGATAGGATTCAAGTTG GTAGTCGCCGTCACCTGCCTAGCGGGTCTTATCGCTGCCCAGGATCACCAGGACCACTACCGGCAGGCTCCGCTCCGGATTGGCACCAAGGTtgaggaaccgaaaccgaccccGGTGCCGATTCTTAAGCAGATCAACAG GCACAACGAGGATGGCTCCTACACGTACGGCTACGAGGGTGCCGACGGGTCGTTCAAGATCGAAACGaagctggccaccggcgaggTGAAGGGCAAGTATGGCTACGTGGATGAAACGGGCAAGGTGAAGGTGGTCGAGTACGGGGCCAACAAGTACGGCTTCCAGCCGTCCGGCGAGGGCATCAcggtgccaccgccgaccCTAGTGGACGAGACCACCGGCAAGGACGATCTGCTGGACGCGGACGGGGACGGTAACGTGCCGCTGGCCCCGCGACACAAGCACCGCCCGTCGACCGGTGGCCCGTCGAAGCCGCGCTTCCAGGAGGTGGTGTCGAAGCCCCAGCCCCGCCCGCAGTactacgactacgacgacCAGCCGCAGCCAGCCGCggtccagcaccagcagcaccagcagcaccagcagcagcagccggctcGGTACCAGCCAGCGCCCGAGTACATCCAGCGATCCCACTTCGGCCCGGCGGCCCAGGCCCACCACGAGCAGGGTCCGGCGCCGCCTCGCGCCCACATCCCCAACGCGGTCCCCATCGACGTGGTCTACTCGCCGAAGCAGCTCCCGGCTCGCCCCGACGCCGAGTATCGGAACGTCGTCGGACCGCACACCTTCCcggcgccagcgccagcgcccgaacagcagcaactccagcagcagcagcagcagcagcagcacatccGCTACTCCCAGCCGTCCTTCGCACCTGCCCCACAGCACGCGCCCAAGGCCGCGCCCCAA CCGGCCGTCTATCAGCCGCGGCCGGCCCAGGGCCGCAGCACCAGCGTGCTGGACCAGCTGGCCAAAGACTACGCGCTGCCGCAAGGCGGTGCAGCACCCCTGCACGACATCACCTTCGGCTACTACTGA
- the LOC131213441 gene encoding trithorax group protein osa isoform X2, giving the protein MIGFKLVVAVTCLAGLIAAQDHQDHYRQAPLRIGTKVEEPKPTPVPILKQINRHNEDGSYTYGYEGADGSFKIETKLATGEVKGKYGYVDETGKVKVVEYGANKYGFQPSGEGITVPPPTLVDETTGKDDLLDADGDGNVPLAPRHKHRPSTGGPSKPRFQEVVSKPQPRPQYYDYDDQPQPAAVQHQQHQQHQQQQPARYQPAPEYIQRSHFGPAAQAHHEQGPAPPRAHIPNAVPIDVVYSPKQLPARPDAEYRNVVGPHTFPAPAPAPEQQQLQQQQQQQQHIRYSQPSFAPAPQHAPKAAPQQPAVYQPRPAQGRSTSVLDQLAKDYALPQGGAAPLHDITFGYY; this is encoded by the exons ATGATAGGATTCAAGTTG GTAGTCGCCGTCACCTGCCTAGCGGGTCTTATCGCTGCCCAGGATCACCAGGACCACTACCGGCAGGCTCCGCTCCGGATTGGCACCAAGGTtgaggaaccgaaaccgaccccGGTGCCGATTCTTAAGCAGATCAACAG GCACAACGAGGATGGCTCCTACACGTACGGCTACGAGGGTGCCGACGGGTCGTTCAAGATCGAAACGaagctggccaccggcgaggTGAAGGGCAAGTATGGCTACGTGGATGAAACGGGCAAGGTGAAGGTGGTCGAGTACGGGGCCAACAAGTACGGCTTCCAGCCGTCCGGCGAGGGCATCAcggtgccaccgccgaccCTAGTGGACGAGACCACCGGCAAGGACGATCTGCTGGACGCGGACGGGGACGGTAACGTGCCGCTGGCCCCGCGACACAAGCACCGCCCGTCGACCGGTGGCCCGTCGAAGCCGCGCTTCCAGGAGGTGGTGTCGAAGCCCCAGCCCCGCCCGCAGTactacgactacgacgacCAGCCGCAGCCAGCCGCggtccagcaccagcagcaccagcagcaccagcagcagcagccggctcGGTACCAGCCAGCGCCCGAGTACATCCAGCGATCCCACTTCGGCCCGGCGGCCCAGGCCCACCACGAGCAGGGTCCGGCGCCGCCTCGCGCCCACATCCCCAACGCGGTCCCCATCGACGTGGTCTACTCGCCGAAGCAGCTCCCGGCTCGCCCCGACGCCGAGTATCGGAACGTCGTCGGACCGCACACCTTCCcggcgccagcgccagcgcccgaacagcagcaactccagcagcagcagcagcagcagcagcacatccGCTACTCCCAGCCGTCCTTCGCACCTGCCCCACAGCACGCGCCCAAGGCCGCGCCCCAA CAGCCGGCCGTCTATCAGCCGCGGCCGGCCCAGGGCCGCAGCACCAGCGTGCTGGACCAGCTGGCCAAAGACTACGCGCTGCCGCAAGGCGGTGCAGCACCCCTGCACGACATCACCTTCGGCTACTACTGA
- the LOC131213441 gene encoding uncharacterized protein LOC131213441 isoform X1, which produces MIGFKLVVAVTCLAGLIAAQDHQDHYRQAPLRIGTKVEEPKPTPVPILKQINRHNEDGSYTYGYEGADGSFKIETKLATGEVKGKYGYVDETGKVKVVEYGANKYGFQPSGEGITVPPPTLVDETTGKDDLLDADGDGNVPLAPRHKHRPSTGGPSKPRFQEVVSKPQPRPQYYDYDDQPQPAAVQHQQHQQHQQQQPARYQPAPEYIQRSHFGPAAQAHHEQGPAPPRAHIPNAVPIDVVYSPKQLPARPDAEYRNVVGPHTFPAPAPAPEQQQLQQQQQQQQHIRYSQPSFAPAPQHAPKAAPQVMHPCHPCPQTQPAVYQPRPAQGRSTSVLDQLAKDYALPQGGAAPLHDITFGYY; this is translated from the exons ATGATAGGATTCAAGTTG GTAGTCGCCGTCACCTGCCTAGCGGGTCTTATCGCTGCCCAGGATCACCAGGACCACTACCGGCAGGCTCCGCTCCGGATTGGCACCAAGGTtgaggaaccgaaaccgaccccGGTGCCGATTCTTAAGCAGATCAACAG GCACAACGAGGATGGCTCCTACACGTACGGCTACGAGGGTGCCGACGGGTCGTTCAAGATCGAAACGaagctggccaccggcgaggTGAAGGGCAAGTATGGCTACGTGGATGAAACGGGCAAGGTGAAGGTGGTCGAGTACGGGGCCAACAAGTACGGCTTCCAGCCGTCCGGCGAGGGCATCAcggtgccaccgccgaccCTAGTGGACGAGACCACCGGCAAGGACGATCTGCTGGACGCGGACGGGGACGGTAACGTGCCGCTGGCCCCGCGACACAAGCACCGCCCGTCGACCGGTGGCCCGTCGAAGCCGCGCTTCCAGGAGGTGGTGTCGAAGCCCCAGCCCCGCCCGCAGTactacgactacgacgacCAGCCGCAGCCAGCCGCggtccagcaccagcagcaccagcagcaccagcagcagcagccggctcGGTACCAGCCAGCGCCCGAGTACATCCAGCGATCCCACTTCGGCCCGGCGGCCCAGGCCCACCACGAGCAGGGTCCGGCGCCGCCTCGCGCCCACATCCCCAACGCGGTCCCCATCGACGTGGTCTACTCGCCGAAGCAGCTCCCGGCTCGCCCCGACGCCGAGTATCGGAACGTCGTCGGACCGCACACCTTCCcggcgccagcgccagcgcccgaacagcagcaactccagcagcagcagcagcagcagcagcacatccGCTACTCCCAGCCGTCCTTCGCACCTGCCCCACAGCACGCGCCCAAGGCCGCGCCCCAAGTAATGCACCCCTGTCACCCATGCCCCCAGACA CAGCCGGCCGTCTATCAGCCGCGGCCGGCCCAGGGCCGCAGCACCAGCGTGCTGGACCAGCTGGCCAAAGACTACGCGCTGCCGCAAGGCGGTGCAGCACCCCTGCACGACATCACCTTCGGCTACTACTGA